One segment of Enterobacter ludwigii DNA contains the following:
- the araJ gene encoding MFS transporter AraJ, translating into MKKTIFSLALGTFGLGMAEFGIMGVLTELAHDTGISIPAAGNMISFYAFGVVIGAPIVALFSGKFSLKSTLLFLVVLCAVGNAIFTFSTSYAWLAIGRLISGFPHGAIFGVGAIILSRIAPPGKVTVAVAGMIAGMTVANLVGVPLGTWLGHEFSWRYTFFLIALFDALVIISVLVWVPHIHDRSEIKLTAQFSFLKKPEPWLIFAATMFGNAGVFAWFSFVKPFMVNVSGFSEGVMTVIMMLMGLGMVLGNLLSGKLSGRFSPLRIAATTDMVIVASLLLLFAFGEHKTASLVMGFICCAGLFALSAPLQILLLQNAKGGEMLGAAGGQMAFNLGSAIGAYFGGMMITLGFSWSYVTLPAAVLSFSAMSSLLIYAHLRARKADAGSLASAR; encoded by the coding sequence ATGAAAAAGACAATTTTTTCGTTGGCACTTGGCACGTTTGGCCTGGGAATGGCTGAATTTGGCATTATGGGCGTATTAACTGAACTGGCCCATGACACCGGAATTTCAATTCCCGCCGCCGGGAATATGATTTCGTTTTACGCCTTTGGTGTGGTGATTGGTGCCCCGATTGTGGCGTTGTTCTCAGGCAAGTTCTCGTTAAAATCCACGCTGTTGTTTCTGGTGGTGTTGTGTGCCGTCGGAAATGCAATTTTTACCTTTTCAACGTCGTATGCCTGGCTGGCTATAGGGCGGCTGATTTCCGGTTTTCCGCACGGCGCCATTTTTGGCGTCGGGGCGATTATTCTCTCGAGAATTGCGCCTCCGGGGAAGGTGACGGTCGCCGTGGCGGGCATGATAGCCGGCATGACGGTTGCCAATCTGGTGGGCGTACCGCTGGGCACCTGGCTGGGTCATGAATTCAGCTGGCGCTATACCTTTTTCCTGATTGCCCTGTTTGATGCTCTGGTGATCATCTCGGTACTGGTCTGGGTGCCGCACATCCATGATCGCTCCGAAATCAAATTGACCGCGCAATTTTCCTTTCTGAAAAAACCGGAGCCGTGGCTGATTTTTGCCGCCACCATGTTTGGCAATGCTGGTGTGTTTGCGTGGTTCAGCTTCGTCAAACCGTTTATGGTCAACGTCTCTGGCTTCTCCGAAGGCGTCATGACGGTCATCATGATGCTGATGGGGCTGGGTATGGTGTTAGGTAATCTCCTGAGCGGGAAATTATCGGGTCGCTTCAGTCCGCTGCGTATTGCCGCCACCACCGACATGGTCATTGTCGCGTCACTGCTGTTGCTATTCGCCTTTGGGGAACATAAAACGGCGTCGCTGGTGATGGGCTTTATCTGCTGTGCCGGGCTGTTTGCACTCTCTGCGCCGCTGCAAATTCTTCTCCTGCAAAATGCGAAGGGCGGTGAGATGCTGGGTGCCGCAGGCGGGCAGATGGCATTTAACCTCGGCAGTGCGATAGGGGCGTATTTTGGCGGGATGATGATCACGCTTGGCTTTAGCTGGAGCTATGTCACGCTGCCAGCGGCTGTGCTCTCTTTCTCAGCCATGAGTTCACTGCTGATCTACGCGCACCTTCGGGCCAGAAAGGCAGACGCCGGTTCGCTCGCTTCCGCACGTTGA
- the fdnG gene encoding formate dehydrogenase-N subunit alpha: MDVSRRQFFKICAGGMAGTTAAMLGFAPKMALAQARNYKLLRAKEIRNTCTYCSVGCGLLMYSLGDGAKNAKEAIYHIEGDPDHPVSRGALCPKGAGLLDYVHSENRLRYPEYRAPGSDKWQRISWDEAFSRIAKLMKADRDANFIEKNAQGVTVNRWLSTGMLCASAASNETGMLTQKFVRSLGMLAVDNQARVUHGPTVASLAPTFGRGAMTNHWVDIKNANVVMVMGGNAAEAHPVGFRWAMEAKNNNDATLIVVDPRFTRTASVADIYAPIRSGTDITFLSGVLLYLIENNKINAEYVKHYTNASLLVRDDFAFEEGLFSGYDAEKRQYDKSSWNYQFDENGYARRDETLSHPRCVWNLLKQHVSRYTPDVVENICGTPKADFLKVCDVLASTSAADRTTTFLYALGWTQHTVGAQNIRTMAMIQLLLGNMGMAGGGVNALRGHSNIQGLTDLGLLSTSLSGYLTLPSEKQTDLHSYLAANTPKATRADQVNYWSNYPKFFVSLMKSFYGDAAQKENDWGFEWLPKWDQAYDVIKYFNMMDKGNVTGYICQGFNPVASFPDKNKVVRSLSKLKYMVVIDPLVTETSNFWQNHGEMNDVDPASIQTEVFRLPSTCFAEEDGSIANSGRWLQWHWKGQDAPGEARNDGEILAGIYHRLREMYRTEGGKGAEPLLRMSWNYKQPDHPESEEVAKENNGIALADLYDANGTLLAKKGQLLNSFALLRDDGTTASSCWIYTGCWTEQGNQMANRDNADPSGLGNTLGWAWAWPLNRRVLYNRASADINGKPWDPKRMLIEWNGSKWTGNDIPDFSTAAPGTETGPFIMQPEGLGRLFALDKLAEGPFPEHYEPMETPLGTNPLHPNVISSPVVRIYEEDVLRLGKKDRFPYVGTTYRLTEHFHTWTKHARLNAIAQPEQFVEISETLAKAKGIANGDRVKVSSKRGFIRAVAVVTRRLQVLNVHGQQVETVGIPLHWGFEGVAQKGYLANTLTPNVGDSNSQTPEYKAFLVNIEKA; encoded by the coding sequence ATGGACGTCAGCCGCAGACAATTTTTTAAAATCTGCGCGGGCGGTATGGCCGGAACAACAGCCGCAATGCTGGGATTTGCACCCAAAATGGCGCTGGCTCAGGCACGCAACTATAAACTGCTGCGCGCGAAAGAGATCCGTAACACCTGCACATACTGTTCCGTAGGTTGTGGGCTTTTAATGTATAGCCTGGGCGATGGCGCGAAGAACGCCAAAGAAGCGATTTATCATATTGAAGGGGACCCGGATCATCCGGTGAGCCGTGGCGCACTTTGTCCGAAAGGGGCGGGTCTGCTGGATTATGTCCACAGCGAAAACCGTCTGCGCTATCCGGAATACCGTGCGCCAGGATCTGACAAATGGCAGCGTATCTCCTGGGATGAGGCGTTTTCCCGAATCGCAAAACTGATGAAAGCTGACCGCGACGCCAACTTTATCGAAAAGAACGCGCAGGGCGTTACGGTGAACCGCTGGCTGTCGACCGGCATGCTGTGCGCGTCCGCGGCAAGTAATGAAACCGGCATGCTGACGCAAAAATTTGTGCGCTCCCTCGGCATGCTGGCGGTAGATAACCAGGCGCGCGTCTGACACGGACCAACGGTAGCAAGTCTTGCTCCAACATTTGGTCGCGGTGCGATGACCAACCACTGGGTTGATATTAAAAACGCCAACGTCGTGATGGTGATGGGCGGTAATGCCGCTGAAGCCCATCCGGTGGGTTTCCGCTGGGCGATGGAAGCGAAAAACAATAACGATGCGACGCTGATCGTTGTCGATCCGCGCTTTACGCGTACGGCATCGGTGGCGGATATCTATGCGCCTATTCGCTCCGGTACGGACATTACGTTCCTCTCAGGCGTTCTGCTGTACCTGATTGAAAACAATAAAATTAACGCTGAATACGTTAAGCATTACACCAATGCCAGCCTCCTGGTACGGGATGATTTTGCCTTTGAAGAGGGGTTGTTCAGCGGTTATGACGCGGAAAAACGGCAGTACGATAAATCGTCCTGGAACTACCAGTTCGATGAAAACGGCTACGCCAGACGCGATGAGACCCTGAGCCATCCGCGCTGCGTATGGAATTTGCTGAAACAGCATGTTTCCCGCTATACGCCGGACGTCGTGGAGAATATCTGCGGTACGCCAAAAGCAGATTTCCTCAAGGTGTGTGATGTACTGGCCTCTACCAGCGCCGCCGACAGAACCACGACGTTCCTGTATGCGCTCGGCTGGACGCAGCATACCGTCGGTGCGCAAAACATCCGCACCATGGCAATGATCCAGCTGTTGCTTGGAAACATGGGGATGGCCGGCGGCGGCGTGAACGCCCTGCGCGGACACTCCAACATTCAGGGCTTGACCGATCTGGGCCTGCTGTCGACCAGCCTGTCAGGCTATCTGACGCTGCCGTCTGAAAAGCAGACTGATTTGCACAGCTATCTGGCGGCCAACACGCCAAAAGCGACGCGTGCCGATCAGGTGAACTACTGGAGTAACTATCCGAAGTTCTTCGTCAGCCTGATGAAGTCGTTCTATGGCGATGCCGCGCAGAAGGAAAACGACTGGGGCTTCGAGTGGTTGCCGAAATGGGACCAGGCCTACGACGTCATTAAGTATTTCAACATGATGGATAAGGGCAACGTTACGGGCTACATCTGCCAGGGCTTTAACCCGGTGGCGTCTTTCCCGGACAAAAACAAGGTCGTTCGCAGCCTGAGCAAACTGAAATACATGGTGGTTATCGATCCGCTGGTGACCGAGACCTCCAACTTCTGGCAGAACCACGGCGAAATGAACGACGTCGATCCTGCATCGATTCAGACCGAAGTGTTCCGCCTGCCGTCCACCTGTTTTGCAGAAGAAGACGGGTCGATTGCCAACTCCGGCCGCTGGCTGCAGTGGCACTGGAAAGGCCAGGATGCACCGGGTGAAGCGCGTAACGACGGCGAAATCCTGGCCGGGATTTACCATCGTCTGCGTGAAATGTATCGCACCGAAGGGGGGAAAGGCGCTGAACCGCTGCTGAGGATGAGCTGGAATTACAAACAGCCGGACCATCCTGAATCCGAAGAGGTCGCCAAAGAGAATAACGGCATTGCGCTGGCGGATCTGTATGACGCGAACGGCACACTGCTGGCGAAGAAAGGTCAGTTGCTCAACAGCTTCGCGCTGCTGCGGGATGACGGCACGACCGCGTCGTCATGCTGGATCTACACCGGTTGCTGGACGGAGCAGGGTAACCAGATGGCGAACCGCGATAACGCCGACCCGTCAGGGCTGGGCAATACGCTGGGCTGGGCGTGGGCATGGCCACTGAACCGTCGCGTGCTGTACAACCGTGCTTCTGCGGATATCAACGGCAAACCGTGGGATCCGAAACGGATGCTGATCGAATGGAACGGCAGCAAATGGACGGGTAACGATATTCCGGACTTCAGCACCGCCGCACCGGGCACTGAGACCGGGCCGTTTATCATGCAGCCGGAAGGGCTGGGACGCCTGTTTGCCCTTGATAAGCTGGCGGAGGGGCCATTCCCGGAACACTACGAGCCGATGGAAACGCCGCTCGGTACCAACCCGCTGCACCCGAACGTCATATCCAGTCCGGTGGTGCGTATCTATGAAGAGGACGTCCTGCGTTTAGGCAAGAAGGACAGGTTCCCGTATGTCGGGACAACCTACCGCCTGACCGAGCATTTCCATACCTGGACCAAGCATGCACGGCTTAACGCCATTGCCCAGCCGGAACAGTTTGTGGAGATCAGCGAAACGCTGGCGAAAGCGAAGGGTATTGCCAACGGTGACCGCGTGAAGGTGAGCAGCAAGCGTGGCTTTATTCGCGCGGTTGCGGTGGTTACGCGTCGTCTGCAGGTGCTGAACGTGCATGGTCAGCAGGTGGAAACTGTCGGTATTCCGCTGCACTGGGGCTTTGAAGGGGTGGCGCAAAAAGGCTACCTCGCCAATACCCTGACGCCAAACGTCGGCGATTCCAACTCGCAAACGCCGGAGTACAAAGCGTTTCTGGTCAACATCGAGAAAGCGTAA
- a CDS encoding NAD(P)/FAD-dependent oxidoreductase — MKKQILIVGSGFSGMWAAVSAARLNALEGNNSLKIAVLAPAPELRVRPRFYEENVTSLVSPLTGLFAELGIDFIAGKAEFIDIKGKSVSYRDANGVTAAVSYERLVLATGSQSKRPPIAGLAEYAFDIDQLESAQTFEQHLDSLVSRPSTTARNTVVVCGGGFTGIELATELPARLRARFGDDTATRVIVVERGHVIGGRYSEALRNTIEDASQELGIEWRLNSEIEAIDANGVTLKNGERIPAATVVWTAGVEANPLGQQINGERDNQGRLKVTETLQVPAHPDVYATGDMAYARTDEMGNTALMTCQHAIQLGKFAGHNAAASLLNRTPYPYRQVNYVTCLDLGAWGAVYTEGWDQAVKSVRDDAKKIKIAITNELIYPPAADKAVAFAAADPLAKFV, encoded by the coding sequence ATGAAGAAGCAGATTTTAATTGTGGGCAGTGGTTTTTCCGGCATGTGGGCTGCCGTCAGCGCCGCGCGTTTGAATGCGCTGGAGGGCAATAACAGCCTGAAGATCGCCGTGCTGGCACCCGCCCCCGAGTTGCGTGTTCGCCCGCGCTTCTATGAAGAGAACGTGACGTCGCTGGTCTCGCCGCTGACCGGACTGTTCGCTGAACTGGGTATTGATTTTATCGCCGGTAAAGCAGAATTCATTGATATAAAAGGGAAAAGTGTTTCCTATCGTGATGCGAATGGCGTAACTGCCGCAGTGAGTTACGAGCGGTTAGTGCTGGCCACCGGCAGTCAGAGCAAGCGTCCACCGATTGCCGGGCTGGCTGAGTACGCCTTTGATATCGATCAGCTTGAATCCGCACAGACCTTTGAGCAGCATCTTGACTCCCTGGTCTCGCGCCCTTCCACCACTGCGCGCAATACCGTGGTTGTCTGTGGCGGCGGTTTTACCGGCATTGAACTGGCAACCGAGCTTCCTGCCCGACTGCGCGCTCGCTTCGGTGATGATACAGCGACAAGAGTTATCGTAGTTGAAAGGGGTCATGTCATTGGCGGACGATACAGTGAAGCATTGCGTAACACCATTGAAGACGCGAGCCAGGAACTGGGGATTGAGTGGCGTCTGAACAGTGAAATTGAGGCCATCGATGCGAACGGCGTAACGCTGAAAAACGGCGAACGTATCCCCGCTGCAACCGTAGTCTGGACGGCAGGCGTTGAAGCAAACCCGCTTGGACAACAGATTAACGGCGAACGCGATAACCAGGGGCGTCTGAAAGTGACAGAAACGCTGCAGGTTCCGGCTCATCCGGACGTGTACGCGACGGGAGATATGGCCTACGCCAGAACGGACGAGATGGGGAACACGGCGCTAATGACCTGCCAGCACGCGATCCAGTTGGGTAAATTTGCCGGCCACAACGCGGCAGCCAGCCTGTTGAATCGCACGCCTTATCCTTACCGCCAGGTTAACTACGTGACCTGTCTGGACCTGGGTGCCTGGGGTGCCGTTTACACTGAAGGGTGGGACCAGGCCGTCAAATCGGTGCGTGATGACGCAAAGAAAATCAAAATCGCCATCACCAATGAACTTATCTACCCGCCAGCAGCGGACAAAGCCGTGGCGTTTGCCGCTGCCGATCCGTTGGCGAAATTTGTCTAA
- the ppk2 gene encoding polyphosphate kinase 2, with translation MGSKKKTSVAVDVIKHEPLKTKEYEKELRRLHVELVKLQQWVVAKGLKVCIVFEGRDGAGKGGTIKAITERVSPRVFRVVALPAPTEKEKTQLYFQRYVPHLPAAGEIVIFDRSWYNRAGVERVMGFCTPEQVEKFLDGTPVMEKAMVDAGIILLKYWLEVTPKEQERRLRDRINDGRKTWKLSPMDIKSFNLWDEYTVARDAMFAATDTAWAPWFVARSEDKKRVRLNIISHLLAQIPYKAIHIEAVSLPKRKIGKVKPTQYPFRYVEERF, from the coding sequence ATGGGAAGCAAGAAGAAAACCAGTGTCGCAGTTGATGTCATAAAGCATGAGCCGTTAAAAACGAAAGAGTATGAAAAAGAGCTTCGTCGCCTCCACGTTGAACTGGTTAAGCTCCAGCAGTGGGTCGTCGCAAAGGGTTTAAAGGTCTGTATTGTCTTTGAAGGGCGCGACGGTGCCGGTAAAGGCGGAACCATTAAAGCCATCACTGAACGCGTTAGCCCACGCGTCTTCCGGGTTGTTGCGCTCCCCGCCCCGACGGAAAAAGAGAAGACCCAGCTCTATTTCCAGCGTTATGTCCCCCACCTGCCAGCCGCCGGCGAAATTGTCATTTTTGACCGCAGCTGGTACAACCGTGCGGGCGTTGAACGGGTGATGGGATTCTGCACACCGGAGCAGGTCGAGAAGTTTCTTGATGGCACGCCGGTGATGGAAAAAGCAATGGTGGATGCCGGGATCATCCTGCTCAAATACTGGCTGGAGGTCACGCCGAAAGAACAGGAGCGTCGTCTGCGCGATCGTATTAACGACGGGCGAAAGACCTGGAAATTATCGCCAATGGACATTAAGTCTTTCAATCTATGGGATGAATATACCGTGGCGCGAGATGCGATGTTTGCTGCCACCGACACCGCCTGGGCGCCGTGGTTTGTCGCCCGTTCGGAAGATAAAAAACGCGTGCGCCTGAACATTATTTCGCACCTGCTGGCGCAAATCCCGTACAAAGCCATTCACATCGAAGCGGTGAGTTTGCCGAAGCGTAAGATTGGTAAAGTGAAGCCGACCCAATACCCGTTCCGGTATGTTGAAGAGCGTTTTTGA
- the yddG gene encoding aromatic amino acid DMT transporter YddG, which yields MDRKRATLTGLAAILLWSTMVGLIRSVSEGLGPVGGAAMIYTLSGLLCLVTVGFPDIRRFSPRYLIAGSVLFVSYEICLALSLGYAATRSQAIEVGMVNYLWPSLTIVFAILFNGQRSTLWVIPGLAVSLLGVCWVLGGEQGLHLDDIMRNVISSPLSYALAFAGAFIWAAYCTVTSKFANGQNGITLFVLLTALSLWVKYAFSEQPQMVFTLPVVVKLIMCSVALGFGYAAWNIGILHGNVTVLAAVSYFTPVLSAALAAVLLNSPLSFSFWQGALMVCAGSLLCWYATRK from the coding sequence ATGGACAGAAAGAGAGCAACGCTCACGGGACTGGCGGCGATACTGTTGTGGAGCACCATGGTTGGCCTCATTCGTAGCGTCAGTGAGGGGCTGGGACCGGTGGGAGGCGCCGCAATGATATACACCCTCAGCGGATTACTGTGCCTGGTGACGGTAGGATTTCCTGATATCAGACGGTTTTCACCCCGGTATCTTATTGCCGGCAGCGTGCTGTTTGTCAGCTATGAAATTTGCCTCGCCCTGTCGTTAGGCTATGCCGCAACGCGCTCCCAGGCTATCGAAGTGGGAATGGTCAATTATCTCTGGCCAAGCCTGACGATAGTGTTTGCCATTTTATTTAACGGCCAACGGTCCACCCTGTGGGTGATCCCGGGCTTAGCCGTCTCATTGTTGGGCGTCTGTTGGGTATTAGGCGGAGAACAAGGGCTACATCTTGATGACATCATGCGTAATGTCATCTCAAGCCCGCTCAGCTACGCGCTGGCGTTCGCCGGGGCTTTTATCTGGGCGGCTTACTGCACCGTCACCAGTAAGTTTGCCAACGGGCAAAACGGGATAACGCTTTTCGTGCTGCTCACCGCGCTCAGTCTGTGGGTGAAATATGCGTTCAGCGAACAGCCGCAAATGGTGTTTACTCTCCCGGTGGTCGTAAAGCTCATCATGTGCAGCGTCGCACTGGGGTTTGGCTATGCGGCATGGAATATCGGTATTCTTCATGGCAACGTCACGGTACTCGCAGCGGTATCCTATTTCACGCCTGTACTCTCAGCAGCACTCGCTGCCGTATTGCTGAATTCCCCCCTCTCGTTTTCTTTCTGGCAAGGCGCATTAATGGTTTGTGCCGGGTCATTGTTGTGCTGGTACGCCACGCGAAAATAA
- the fdxH gene encoding formate dehydrogenase subunit beta: MAMETQDIIKRSATNSITPAPRARDDKAEVAKLIDVTSCVGCKACQVACSEWNDIRDEVGHCVGVYDNPADLSAKSWTVMRFSETDQNGKLEWLIRKDGCMHCEDPGCLKACPSAGAIVQYANGIVDFQQDNCIGCGYCIAGCPFNIPRLSKEDNRVYKCTLCVDRVSVGQEPACVKTCPTGAIHFGTKREMLEVAQQRVDKLKARGYASAGIYNPQGVGGTHVMYVLHHNDQPELYHNLPKDPAIDTSINLWKGALKPLSAAGFIATFAGLIYHYIGIGPNKEVDDDEEEPHE; encoded by the coding sequence ATGGCAATGGAAACACAGGACATTATTAAACGCTCCGCGACCAACTCTATCACCCCCGCGCCTCGTGCGCGGGATGATAAGGCAGAAGTCGCCAAGCTTATCGATGTCACTTCCTGCGTGGGCTGTAAAGCCTGCCAGGTGGCCTGCTCGGAGTGGAACGATATCCGCGATGAAGTGGGACACTGCGTCGGGGTTTACGATAATCCGGCGGACCTGAGTGCCAAATCCTGGACGGTGATGCGTTTTAGCGAAACCGATCAGAACGGCAAGCTGGAGTGGCTGATCCGTAAAGACGGTTGTATGCACTGCGAAGATCCGGGATGCCTGAAGGCCTGTCCGTCAGCCGGGGCCATCGTCCAGTACGCCAACGGGATTGTCGATTTCCAGCAGGATAACTGCATCGGTTGCGGCTACTGCATTGCGGGCTGTCCGTTTAATATTCCGCGCCTCAGTAAAGAGGATAACCGGGTCTACAAATGCACCCTGTGTGTCGATCGCGTGAGCGTCGGGCAGGAGCCTGCCTGCGTGAAAACCTGCCCGACCGGGGCTATCCACTTCGGGACAAAAAGAGAGATGCTGGAGGTAGCCCAGCAGCGCGTGGACAAACTGAAAGCGCGCGGTTACGCCAGTGCGGGCATTTATAACCCGCAGGGTGTGGGGGGAACGCACGTGATGTATGTTCTGCACCATAACGACCAGCCGGAGCTGTACCACAATCTGCCGAAAGATCCTGCGATCGATACCTCGATCAACCTGTGGAAAGGGGCGCTCAAACCGCTCTCTGCGGCGGGCTTTATCGCTACTTTCGCCGGGTTGATTTATCACTACATCGGTATCGGACCCAACAAAGAGGTGGATGACGACGAGGAGGAACCTCATGAGTAA
- the ompD gene encoding porin OmpD: MKLKLVAVAVTSMLAAGVVNAAEVFNKDGNKLDLYGKVTGLHYFSDDAGNDGDKTYVRLGFKGETQINDQMTGYGQWEYEFKGNRSESQGSDGNKTRLAFAGLKFNEFGSFDYGRNYGVAYDIGAWTDVLPEFGGDTWTQTDGFMTGRTTGVATYRNTDFFGLVDGLNVAAQYQGKNDRNDITEANGDGWGLSSTYEFEGFGVGATYAKSDRTDRQVAAASNLNAGGENAEVWAAGLKYDANNIYLATTYSETRNMTNFGSGFIANKAQNFEVVAQYQFDFGLRPSIAYLKSKGKDIGTYGDQDLVEYVDVGASYYFNKNMSTYVDYKINLVDDSSFTKAAGVSTDNIVAVGLTYQF, encoded by the coding sequence ATGAAACTTAAATTAGTTGCAGTGGCAGTGACTTCCATGTTGGCAGCAGGCGTTGTAAACGCGGCTGAAGTTTTTAACAAAGACGGTAACAAACTGGATCTGTACGGCAAAGTAACAGGTCTGCACTATTTCTCTGATGACGCTGGCAACGACGGCGACAAAACCTATGTTCGTCTGGGCTTCAAAGGTGAAACTCAGATCAACGACCAGATGACCGGTTACGGCCAGTGGGAATACGAGTTCAAAGGCAACCGCTCTGAATCTCAGGGTTCTGACGGCAACAAAACCCGTCTGGCATTCGCGGGCCTGAAATTCAACGAATTCGGTTCTTTCGACTACGGTCGTAACTACGGTGTTGCTTACGATATCGGCGCATGGACTGACGTTCTGCCAGAATTCGGTGGTGATACCTGGACTCAGACTGATGGCTTTATGACTGGCCGTACGACTGGCGTTGCAACTTACCGTAACACCGACTTCTTCGGTCTGGTTGATGGCCTGAACGTGGCTGCTCAGTACCAGGGTAAAAACGACCGTAACGACATCACCGAAGCGAACGGTGACGGCTGGGGTCTGTCTTCTACTTATGAATTCGAAGGCTTCGGTGTAGGTGCTACCTACGCGAAATCTGACCGTACTGACCGTCAGGTTGCTGCTGCAAGCAATCTGAATGCAGGCGGCGAAAACGCCGAAGTATGGGCTGCGGGTCTGAAGTACGATGCCAACAACATCTACCTGGCAACCACCTACTCTGAAACCCGTAACATGACCAACTTCGGTAGCGGTTTCATCGCTAACAAAGCGCAGAACTTCGAAGTGGTTGCTCAGTACCAGTTCGACTTCGGTCTGCGTCCATCCATTGCTTACCTGAAATCCAAAGGTAAAGACATTGGTACATACGGCGACCAGGATCTGGTTGAATACGTTGACGTTGGCGCGAGCTACTACTTCAACAAAAACATGTCTACCTACGTTGATTACAAAATCAACCTGGTTGACGACAGCAGCTTCACTAAAGCAGCTGGCGTTTCTACCGACAACATCGTTGCTGTTGGTCTGACCTACCAGTTCTAA
- a CDS encoding GFA family protein, translated as MHIFKGRCLCGMSQFSVSLNNFDVYACHCTQCQKWSGGMAMYLEAQGQPLVEEESIAPSHFTSSARGERWFCPGCGCPLWFTLTARSTTRYFIPWTQLEMSEDERRRLILAAEIYTETQPAFFGLTGQYARFSGTEIEAHDKRCLLTPHDAH; from the coding sequence ATGCATATTTTCAAAGGACGCTGCCTGTGTGGGATGAGCCAATTCAGCGTTTCCCTCAACAACTTCGACGTCTATGCCTGCCACTGTACCCAGTGCCAGAAATGGTCGGGGGGAATGGCCATGTATCTGGAAGCGCAGGGTCAACCGCTTGTGGAAGAAGAGTCGATAGCCCCCTCTCATTTCACGTCATCTGCGCGCGGCGAACGCTGGTTTTGTCCCGGATGCGGTTGCCCGCTGTGGTTCACGCTGACCGCACGCTCAACGACGCGCTATTTCATTCCCTGGACGCAGCTTGAGATGAGCGAAGACGAACGTCGCCGTCTGATACTTGCCGCTGAAATCTATACTGAAACGCAACCCGCATTCTTTGGCCTGACCGGGCAATACGCGCGCTTTAGCGGCACCGAAATTGAAGCACACGACAAGCGCTGCCTGCTGACTCCCCATGACGCACACTGA